The window ATGACGAAGAGTAACGAGAAGGTCGAACGACTGGCCGCCATCCTCGCTGGACTGGGGAGCGACGCGACGTTCACGGAACGACAGGCCGAGAGCCGCGGGACCGTCCGGACCGACGCCGAGGTGGACGCCGCCGTCCACCGCGTCGTCCGCGCCATGCGCGAACGCTACGGGTTCGAAACCGCGCTGAGCGACGACGACCTCGTCCACGTCGTCCGCGGGTACTACCGGGGGACGACCGACGAGCGACTGGCCGCCGACGTCGGGGCCGGTGCCGACGACGTCGCCGGGGGCCGCGTCGCGCTCCACCTGTTCCGCCCGACGGACCTCGACGCGCCGTTCGACCTCGACGCCCTCAGGACGGCCGACGAGGACCGCGACGCGGCGGGCGACCCGCGGGCGACCGACGACCAGCTC is drawn from Halomarina litorea and contains these coding sequences:
- a CDS encoding conditioned medium-induced protein 4, translating into MTKSNEKVERLAAILAGLGSDATFTERQAESRGTVRTDAEVDAAVHRVVRAMRERYGFETALSDDDLVHVVRGYYRGTTDERLAADVGAGADDVAGGRVALHLFRPTDLDAPFDLDALRTADEDRDAAGDPRATDDQLARTLGIDPATVRRCRSVLDARREARRVSYRYPAEFAALLDVDDDEALADIFLTDRRLMDLVTQ